Proteins from a genomic interval of Euleptes europaea isolate rEulEur1 chromosome 18, rEulEur1.hap1, whole genome shotgun sequence:
- the LOC130489806 gene encoding N-acetyllactosaminide beta-1,3-N-acetylglucosaminyltransferase 3-like yields the protein MLQRRQRNWCFCVLAGVLVSIFLYSAHHSLQVQQGPPPPLWTTLLPHRQSVNLSDGTITFHLNLSCHEAEFPHLQHPSCHPVIAEAGLCQRAQGAPLFLVGVKSHPASSSRRAALRRTWARPGEVGGYWLQPLFLVAMASNIRYLNLVQEESSSFGDVVLWDFAESHHNLSLKEHCFLQWLHSHCQQVTFVFKGDDDLFMNPRALVGYLQQRPDAARFIHGNIQCHSPVMRFGKYDISTTLYPQNRYPCFASGGGFIVPGSMIPALYQTSLRLPVFPLDDVYFGFLVLAARLSFNHDQRFRVWGVSRDTLEVYRESFVIHRVSLERMEEVWTGLWGSHQGKEG from the exons ATGCTACAGAGGAGGCAGCGGAACTGGTGCTTTTGTGTCCTGGCGGGGGTCCTGGTCTCCATCTTCCTGTACTCCGCCCACCACAGCCTGCAGGTCCAGCAGgggcctcctccccccctttggaCAACCCTCCTCCCCCACCGCCAGTCTGTCAACTTGAGCGACGGCACCATCACCTTCCACCTCAACTTGAGCTGCCACGAAGCCGAGTTCCCCCACCTGCAGCACCCCTCCTGCCACCCGGTGATTGCCGAGGCCGGCTTGTGCCAGCGGGCACAAGGGGCCCCATTGTTCCTCGTGGGAGTAAAATCCCACCCTGCCTCCAGCAGCAGAAGGGCTGCCTTGCGACGCACCTGGGCCCGGCCGGGGGAGGTGGGGGGCTATTGGCTGCAGCCCCTTTTCCTGGTGGCAATGGCCTCCAACATCAGATACCTCAACCTGGTGCAGGAGGAGAGCAGCAGCTTCGGAGACGTGGTGCTGTGGGATTTTGCCGAATCTCATCACAACCTGTCCCTCAAAGAACACTGCTTCCTCCAGTGGCTCCACAGCCACTGCCAGCAAGTGACATTCGTCTTCAAAG GGGATGATGATCTCTTTATGAACCCAAGGGCCCTGGTTGGATACCTCCAGCAGAGGCCCGACGCAGCCCGCTTCATCCACGGCAACATCCAGTGCCATTCACCAGTGATGAGGTTCGGGAAGTATGACATCTCTACCACCCTCTACCCTCAGAACCGCTACCCCTGCTTTGCTTCCGGTGGGGGGTTCATCGTGCCCGGCTCCATGATCCCTGCTCTCTACCAGACGTCGCTGCGGCTGCCGGTCTTCCCCCTCGACGACGTGTACTTCGGGTTCCTGGTTCTGGCCGCCCGCCTGTCCTTCAACCACGACCAGCgcttcagggtttggggagtgtcCAGGGACACACTCGAGGTGTACCGGGAGTCTTTCGTTATTCACAGGGTCAGCCTGGAGAGGATGGAGGAGGTGTGGACAGGCCTCTGGGGCTCCCACCAAGGGAAGGAGGGCTGA
- the UFSP1 gene encoding inactive Ufm1-specific protease 1 yields MADPPSAAPRVPFLSPRSLEKRACLSRMPLLSDVHLGLPLPVPPDQLAIISGSYHYYHYGCDGVDDRGWGCGYRTLQTVFSWLAEAGLEGVVSRPVPSLREIQHALVEMGDKPPSFSGSREWIGTVEAALCMDHFYSVPGKLIHVRRGRDLEKELESLCAHFQGGGGPVMVGGDRDHSAKALIGFCSGPKGPRLLVLDPHYYGPAGSLTQDELQGGGWVCWRELSFFEGGSFYNLCLPQARTGEHPV; encoded by the exons ATGGCCGACCCGCCTTCAGCTGCGCCTCGTGTGCCCTTCCTCTCGCCACGGAGTTTGGAAAAGCGA GCCTGCCTGTCTAGGATGCCGTTGCTCTCTGATGTACATCTGGGCCTGCCCTTGCCTGTCCCTCCGGATCAGCTGGCCATCATCTCTGGCTCCTACCACTATTACCACTATGGCTGTGACGGCGTGGATGATCGCGGTTGGGGTTGCGGCTACCGTACACTGCAGACAGTGTTCTCCTGGCTAGCGGAGGCTGGCCTGGAAGGGGTTGTATCCCGGCCTGTCCCTTCCCTGAGGGAGATCCAGCACGCGCTGGTGGAGATGGGGGACAAACCTCCTTCGTTTTCCGGATCCCGGGAGTGGATTGGCACCGTCGAAGCAGCTCTCTGCATGGACCACTTTTATTCCGTGCCGGGCAAGCTTATCCACGTTCGCCGGGGCAGAGACTTGGAAAAGGAACTGGAGTCCTTGTGTGCCCATTTCCAGGGAGGCGGGGGCCCTGTTATGGTGGGCGGAGACAGAGACCACTCCGCCAAGGCCTTGATAGGCTTTTGCTCTGGCCCCAAAGGACCCCGTCTCCTGGTTCTTGATCCTCACTATTATGGGCCAGCAGGGTCCCTGACGCAGGATGAACTTCAAGGTGGGGGGTGGGTATGTTGGAGGGAGCTTAGTTTCTTTGAAGGCGGCTCCTTTTACAATCTCTGCTTGCCCCAAGCCAGGACAGGAGAGCACCCTGTGTGA